The following coding sequences are from one Cydia splendana chromosome 15, ilCydSple1.2, whole genome shotgun sequence window:
- the LOC134797341 gene encoding uncharacterized protein LOC134797341 yields the protein MSHTEQKEAIAARGRAKGSITRLKNSFDREALINSPIELVQAKKTRLLEAFREYERLTSKVASLFSSPPATLATDDEEVEDNYILLIAQLDSIINVIRLRDNPPQASATSSSENGVSVKSENLKLPRVVIKTFTVVKQHLAALQNLGEPVDKWDAIIICILSKKIDLPTYRAFQLERDNNVSPTVKEFLGYVEKRALAFENTDVQKGPSQSFVNHPVAAQAKPSAHQPQLQCLYCKCAHRLYNCPSFNLASPQKRMEFASTNNLCKICLSQHKRKCKFHFRCKVCKLQHNSLLHQDKPTPSVTLSATRNRAHNIILPSARVKLITKSGLAIYCKALLDGCSQASFITQRIVDKLGLPMQNTSSKITGINNAKHAIDKCINLDVHSAVYPFKINVNCKVVDKITTKLPQIPINKSHITLPTNCKLADENFNKCGDVDLLLDAGVFFQILLTQTKNNRDQATKQPIVTAGSASTPAPSFTTSSAAASSTSIACAATPQGPTLVQTSFGVIIGGRMQLPARKKSKQVISLLCRECNEYPSDLSSAFGETEKVPEIFLHKLPEQDYYEVLQPNKVPLEQINSDLGKSSHLALNGFLNLEKRLHVPQNQTLFTKYNGHGQLILHNEDCIFSEHSPVPTELPELKADHTSALCLTTTVHHPDLFEIKKFSTVAKMTCVLAYILRFCNHVKLTSQNLKGFLTIAELNKALMLIVKHEQAQSLADDLRMLQSHKQVKGNLKPLTPFLDGEGIIRVSGRLQNASLPYAAQHLAILPKQSPMTNLIIRNQHICLLDTGQNVILCYS from the exons ATGTCACACACCGAACAAAAAGAGGCAATAGCCGCGCGAGGTCGCGCCAAAGGCTCAATCACACGTTTAAAAAACAGCTTTGACCGAGAAGCGCTCATAAATTCGCCGATAGAGTTAGTGCAAGCAAAGAAAACTAGGCTTCTAGAAGCCTTTCGCGAATATGAGCGCCTCACTAGCAAGGTTGCCTCGCTTTTTTCCTCCCCACCAGCTACTCTCGCCACCGATGATGAGGAGGTGGAAGATAACTACATTTTGTTGATAGCACAGTTAGATAGCATCATAAATGTTATCCGCCTACGGGACAATCCTCCTCAAGCGAGCGCTACCAGCAGCAGCGAAAATGGCGTAAGTGTCAAGTCGGAGAACCTCAAACTGCCTCGAGTCGTCATAAAAACATTCACAG TTGTCAAACAGCATCTTGCTGCTCTGCAAAACCTGGGTGAGCCGGTAGATAAGTGGGATGCCATAATAATTTGCATCCTATCTAAGAAGATTGACCTGCCTACCTACAGGGCATTTCAACTGGAGCGAGATAACAATGTGTCGCCCACGGTAAAAGAATTCCTAGGTTACGTGGAAAAACGTGCCCTAGCATTTGAAAACACTGACGTGCAGAAGGGGCCTTCGCAGAGCTTTGTCAACCATCCTGTGGCTGCACAAGCAAAGCCGTCCGCGCATCAGCCTCAGCTGCAATGTTTATACTGTAAGTGTGCACACAGATTATACAATTGCCCGAGTTTTAATTTAGCTTCTCCTCAGAAACGCATGGAGTTCGCTTCAACAAACAActtgtgtaagatttgtttgtCACAACACAAGCGCAAATGCAAATTTCATTTTCGGTGTAAGGTGTGCAAGCTACAGCACAATAGCTTATTGCATCAAGACAAGCCTACTCCTTCTGTAACTTTGTCTGCAACTAGGAATAGAGCCCATAATATAATATTGCCTTCTGCTCGAGTCAAGCTGATTACTAAGTCAGGGCTAGCAATATATTGCAAGGCATTGTTAGATGGTTGCTCACAGGCATCGTTCATTACACAGAGGATTGTGGACAAATTGGGATTACCGATGCAAAATACTAGTTCTAAAATAACTGGTATCAATAATGCCAAGCATGCGATTGACAAATGTATAAACCTTGATGTGCATTCTGCTGTTTATCCATTCAAAATAAATGTCAATTGCAAGGTTGTTGATAAAATAACAACGAAGTTGCCACAGATTCCTATTAACAAGTCGCACATAACATTGCCTACTAACTGCAAATTAGCCGATGAGAATTTTAATAAGTGTGGTGATGTGGATTTGCTGCTAGATGCTGGTGTCTTCTTTCAGATTCTTCTGACGCAGACAAAGAATAATAGAGACCAAGCAACCAAACAGCCTATCGTAACTGCGGGCAGTGCAAGTACTCCGGCACCGAGCTTTACAACCTCGAGTGCTGCAGCTTCAAGTACTTCAATAGCATGCGCCGCTACGCCACAAGGTCCTACACTAGTGCAGACATCATTTGGCGTGATCATCGGTGGTCGAATGCAGCTACCAGCAAGAAAAAAATCCAAACAGGTAATATCTTTGCTTTGTAGGGAATGCAATGAATATCCAAGCGACCTGTCAAGTGCATTTGGGGAAACTGAAAAGGTGCCTGAGATTTTCCTACATAAATTACCAGAGCAAGACTATTATGAGGTCTTACAGcccaataaggtccctttagAGCAAATCAACTCTGATTTAGGAAAATCTTCTCACTTAGCACTCAATGGATTTCTCAATCTAGAAAAGAGGTTGCATGTGCCACAGAATCAAACTCTTTTCACAAAATATAATGGGCATGGGCAATTAATCCTGCATAATGAAGATTGTATATTTTCAGAACATTCACCTGTGCCCACCGAGTTGCCTGAACTGAAAGCTGATCATACCAGTGCTCTGTGCCTTACAACCACAGTGCACCACCCTGATCTCTTTGAAATAAAAAAGTTCTCTACTGTAGCAAAAATGACTTGTGTTCTTGCATATATCCTTAGGTTTTGCAATCATGTCAAACTGACTTCTCAGAACCTTAAGGGCTTCCTAACTATAGCCGAGCTCAACAAGGCCCTCATGTTAATAGTCAAACATGAGCAAGCTCAATCCTTGGCAGATGATTTAAGGATGCTGCAATCTCACAAGCAAGTTAAAGGTAATTTAAAACCGCTAACTCCCTTCCTTGATGGCGAAGGCATTATACGAGTTAGTGGTCGATTACAAAACGCGTCGCTTCCTTATGCTGCACAGCATCTGGCAATATTGCCAAAACAGTCACCCATGACAAACTTGATTATAAGAAATCAGCATATATGTTTACTAGATACAGgacaaaatgtaatcttatgTTATTCATGA